Part of the Labrus bergylta chromosome 19, fLabBer1.1, whole genome shotgun sequence genome, TTGTGATGAAATTTGGATTTGGTAAACCTTTGTAGCTGAGTGGTTTAAAACAATTCTCTGCTGTTGGTTTCTTACTTCACTACCAATATGCTTGTGAAGTTCTTGGACATCTTTCTGCCCATACTGTTTCATGTTGGGAATGTAGTTTTCAGTGTGATTTTAGAGCCTTTTTattaaaaccattaaaaaactATTACAGGTATAGCCTATAGGAGCAAGCAAAATAACAGATCTGGTTCACTCGTGCAACAAGTTGAGTCCTATAACAAGCAGTTGAAACTATGCTGCGAAGCCGTGGAGAGCTGTGGattctatttgtttttctcactgGGTTTTATCACAATGACATTCAGTATCATTCttcacaacatgtttttttttaacttgacatAAAATTAATTAGACCTCTTTGAGTTAAATGTCCAAATTGATAATTTAATTGAACTAGAGCCTCAAAATCAGGGTGCCTTACTCTTATACCAAAATTGAACACAGCTATTTGGAATTTTTAATTGCTGCAACTATGCTTTTTCTGCAAAGACATGCCAAAATGTCTATCTTTTTCACTTGTTGCATTGAATGTGTGTTCTCTGTTTCCccctgctgcatgtttcagctTGTGGGCAAGGAGGCGATCAAGCAAAGACCTCCTGCCAGGCTGCAGTCCCTGAGTGTAAAGAAGGTGCAAAATATCCTCAGCAGAGAAGAAATCGAGGAAAAGATTAGACTCGCTGATGAGAGACGCAAGGTGAAAACtggtttttatgtgtgtgaggttgtgtgtttgttggattATCCAATTATTTACTCTGCCACAAACTCCTCTCCTACTTTCATGTTCTTTCAgttgaaggaggaggagctcaAGACACGTTTGAGGTCCAAGTCTGCGCGTGTTCGTGGCCCTGCACATATCTCTAGCACAAACGAGGACATAGACCTCACTGAAGTGGAGACGCTACAGTCATCTCTGACCTCTGACGCCCTGAATCCACAGCCTCTCAGCCAGATCCCCCGACAGGCAGCTGAAGGGAGGGAGCGGGTGAGAGATGTTTTAGGGGATGGCAGGGAGAGTCAAGAAGATACCGGCAaagcaaagaggagagaggacggagaggaaggaggagggaaaggAGAGATCAGGGGTACAAAAGGACGACGTGAGACTGGCGATGGacaagacgaggaggaggaggaggagttgacACAGGTGGAGGTGCTCAAAGAGAATGAGCTCCTGTGGGCCTCAGGGGAGCTGGAGAGTGATTCTAGCTTTCAAAGGGCAGAGGAGGTGTTTTAATTTAGAGCCACGGATCAGCACtaagagaaaaaagaacagCCAAATCATTCCATTTGCACAGAAGAGATGCCTgtcaaaactgtaaaaatataaacactatgcttcattttttaaattaaactatgATTGGCCCATTTTGTAGCTCAGCTGACCTTAAAGGTTTTCTGTCCTCATCATGATGTTTACCTCAATAAACGCTTAAATCAGCATTATCTAGACTTTAAATACTCGTTGCTATACAAAATGAATTCAGCTTATATGTTTGTTTCACTTTTAACTCTCACAGAGCCCAATGTTTTCATGTGAAGGGTGCACTTAAGGCAGTTATTCTTTTGGACATTAGATGGCGCTATTTCAGTGAATTTAAGTGCTAATGTAGTACCTTGAATTCAGTCATTAGAAGGAAACGTAAAGAAATGCTCAGTGTAAAGATGTGTCAATAAAGTTCACTTTTTGCAATGAGTCTGGATTTTTTATCAGAATCCAATCAATGTATGTATCAAACTATAGCTCATAAACAACAGTACATTCAAACTATCATTTTCCTGGTAAGTTCAGGGGTTTCGATGCAGCCTTAGTGTGACTGAGCTGTGGGTATTCAGCTGTTCCACTGAACTTAGACCTTTAGATTTAACAGGTGTTATagccaaacaaaaacagagtacCAGCTCCTCTCGCGGCAGCGGCAGcctttgtctttattatttgaGTAGGCATATAGCCTATAGcctatatattattttttttacgatGAAGATTTCAACATTTAACAGATTGTGCCAGGTTTTGAGGCAACCACCTTTCTGAAGTCCCACTTaacaaaaaaatccctctttttGTGAATGTGTCTAACACATTCTCTTATTGTAGAGTTGGAGTAGCCTATATCTAGAGTTTAAAACATTACCGTATTTCTAATAATGTGGCAAAAGTCTTTCTTATGTATGCACAAAGGgattcagacaagtcagcatgTTGCGcatgaacagaaaacaacaattgAACGCAACCTGACCGGATGCCCGTTGTTAAGCTTAGAAACTCGAtagtgtccccccccctcccccccttttttttcagactcCTCTCGGACTTTAAAGCGTGGCTGCATGAATAAAACAGTGATGAGCAGAGAGACGCTCCATCAGGTAGCGTTTCTTTGTTATCAAGAGAACTGCGGTCACAGTTCCGTTAGGATCGTAACATATCGATCACCGAACTGGAGGCTCTTGGTTGCACAAAAAAGGGTAATCTATGAGACTAGCACATAGCCTAACATAAATTGCAAAAGAATGGCCTATAAAGTTAAGTTGCCATTTTGGACCATGTGCACATGATTTCACTACGAAGGCACtaaacacatgtttttacaACACGGCCCAAAGTGAAGCTACCATTGAGACAGAAAGGTCCGGCCGGGTAGGCCAGGCCTAACTGAACAGCTACAGACAAAATGAATGATTAACAAATCCCTCCGGCTCACGTTACTGGATCTGAATGACTCTCTGGCTGttcaaaatgacaaacatgcaGCTGTCAGTCAGCTGAGCGCAGAGCAGGCTGAGCTCCACTGGATACTTTAATAATTGATGTTCGGAGACTCTGGACTGGATTGAGCTCTGACTGTTGACTTTATCCTTTCTCATCATAACAGCTGTGTGTAATTTAAAGACGCGCAGTCACTTTTCGTCACTTTTAGGCCTATATTGCTTGAACATTGTACATTTGATCACCAACTTTATTAAAGATGACATTGACAGATGTTGATTCAGATTTAGATTCAGATAAAGGTCAGTTTGAAAACCCCTTGTTAATTGCTGTAAGGTTTGATTTTTCAAACTTGATTAGAGATGACCCATTGACttcataaaaaacattaatacaaacatatgagaaaaaaaaacaaaacagttcttTTAATCTCCAGCTGCAGGTCTGATAGTGTAGACTCAGACTATCTTGCCAAAACTCTATCAACACCCCTGATCGGGCTGAAGCTGCACTTGTCCGCTCACCTTTGCTGCTGTTAACAGCTGTTTTTGCAGGAAGCCTTATTGGCCTATGTGGAAACATTAAAGACATCTCTCATGAAAGAGTACAAGCCCGACCGACAAGTTATTATTTCATTATCAAGAGACAATTGTTTATAAAGCTCGGAAATCACATCTTTCCGTTTGATTAAATCATTCATGCatcattttaaagtttctgCTCCCTCAGAGGAATCAGCTTTAGTTGGCCCCGATGATCAATTGAACGTGATtctagtttttgtttaaaaccCAACAGATCTATTTGGAAAAGGAGCTCCTGCGCTTCACACAGCGCGAAGCTTTCCCAGCTGTTAGTGCGCGCCGGTGGGCGGGTACAGACAGGGACTGAAAAAAGTTGGGTGGAGTTTAACAGCAGCGCTTTTAGAAATGGGTCCCAAACCTCTTTAGTTAGACAGCAGAGTTACCCAAGAAGAGCTGGAAACACCTGATGGTCTCTGTGGGACAATCCGCTCCATATCAATCCCCTCTTTACTGTCGGAAGATAAATCTACCTCCAGGCTTCATTTTTGtcgagtgtttttttttttgttctctcttcTGAAAAAGTACCAGAGCCTGCTgagctctccttctctcccttcaTCCAAAGAAATATTGATAAGGAGAAATTgcactactttttttttatttttattgtaactATTTATTGTACTTTGCACTAACGATGCACACCACGCAGAAGGACACCACCTATACGAAGATTTTTGTCGGGGGTCTTCCCTACCACACCACGGATTCAAGTCTCAGGAAATATTTTGAGGTGTTTGGAGAGATTGAAGAAGCGGTGGTCATTACGGACAGGCAGACCGGGAAGTCGAGGGGTTATGGATTCGTAAGTATCATTtagaaatgaaatataaaatgaagTCAAACTTTTGAAGCAAGTGAGGAAAACCTTGCTATCGTAAGTTTATCCTCGTCACAACCTACAGACATGAATATATAGCTGCACGTAaaaggtgtttgtgttttgataagAAAATCCAAACTAAATTTGTCACAGGCTTCTGTTGCAATCTCTCACCCACCTACTTGTTGCGCTCCGGTATGCGGCCTGACACGTCTGTAAGTGAGCTGACAGCTGCGGCCGGCTGACCAAAAAACCGCACCATGATGTCTCGATATTACAGAGCAGCTTTCTTCAGGGGTTTCATCACCTCAGAGCTGTTTACAACTTTACTCCCAACAGTTGGTTAAATATTTGACTCCCACTTGTGATAAAACTTCATGCACAGACGTGGAGACACAAAACAATCCATACTCAAAGTTTCATGTATAACAGATAGACTGAAACAGGACTTCTTAGAGATGGAGAGACACCAACGTTATATGACCTCTTCTTCTCAAAAATCATTGAATTATGTTGAAATATTAAAAGAATGCAGACATGTTCTCCACATAACCCCTAGTGGAGCTAAATCAAGACAGTGttaatgaaaaatgttcatcGTTAAGACAAAGAGATAGGCAAATGTCCTGTTAGTTTTCAAGCATGACTAAGTTTCAGCTTCCTTTCTAGTTTACCTACATACTATAACTTCTTCTTGTCATCTTACATTTATGATTATGACGTTTCCTTTACAGTAGGaacagtctttatttgtatatatatttattatattctAATACCTAGCCTTTTCAGAGACTCTAACAGTGTGTAAGAAATAACTTCACCCAATCTACCAGCTGTCAAGAGTTTCAGAGTCACCCTTGCTATTCAATAATTGATCAAGTTCCTAATAGTTTTTACTAAAtagttttacattattttttccTCAACCCCAACTCAGTTTAGGGTATAATTCAGTTGTAATGTTAAGAGAGAGCTCCTGACTGGTGCTGCTCTGAGCTCAGTGATAAAGTTAGGTTGTTGCATTTGGAGCGATGAAGGAGATGTGTTCTGTCAATCATCTCAGCCTGGTTCTGATTCCCCACTGATAGTCTCAACACTTCCATGAGGTCGATGGATGTGTGTGCGAGCCTCACACACCCAATGAATACATTTGTACACAAAATAATGTTTGCTGTTACAAAAACTCATCACTTTAGGAGGAGTTTACCTCCCTATGTGCTCTTAATTGTTCCTTTCTATTAGATGGCTCTTTCTCATTTTATGTGTTTCCTCCTTCTTTCGTGTGTCAGGTGACGATGGCAGACCGATCGGCTGCTGACCGGGCCTGCAAGGACCCCAACCCAATCATTGATGGCAGGAAAGCAAACGTCAACCTGGCCTACCTGGGGGCAAAGCCTCGTGTGATGCAACCAGGTAAAGAGATGAAAAATACACATGGTTTATTGTTTACCACAAGCTACAgaattgtccttttttttttttttttttttttactgatatgTGCAGTCAAACAGGTTCAGATGTTAATCTTTAAAGAGCCAACAGCATGTTTAATCAACATAGTGATTGTCTTTGTTCTGACTGTTTGTTTGGGATTGTGGATTTGGTTTAATTGACAAAGCAGCAAACAAGAAAATCAAGTCAGTCCTTCCTGTTTTTCCCCGCAGGGCTTGTGTGGATTTTAGAAAGTTAGAGTGAATGTAAGAACATGTTTGCAGGTTCATATAGATACTCAACTGGTGTAAATTGGCGAAGAAGAGgatattgtagttttttttaactttcaaacCATCTTGATCCTTTATCTGGTCTGTTTTTTAGGTTTTACTTTTGGTGTTCCCCAAATCCACCCTGCGTTCATCCAAAGGCCTTATGGGTAAGTACCTATAAACGTACGAGCATCATAGACAAATGTTGGTATGTACACCTTGTTTATGTAGACATGTATTTTCTCTCAATTTAATGTGTGAAAAATCATACTGAAAGTCTTTTTGTAATAATTTGATCCCATTTTCTCCAAAAACAATGGTGGATGGCTGATAATTAGAGATGGACACTAAGTTGTATATATTTTGTCCATAAACCAGGTAAACTGCCTTTTCTAGGTTTGCCTGtttataaaagtgtgtgtgagtgtgtatgtgtgtgtgtgtgctgagtggACATTGATGGAAACTTTCAGCCTGACTCAATgttgtctatctctctctggtCCGACAGGCTTGCTCTCAGTTAAGCTAACTCTGCTGGTTTGTGGAATAGTTCAGCGAACGTAATCACAGATCAGAGAAAAGGAATAACCCGTAGACTcaaacgcacacaaacaagCTCTCAGAATGGTGATTATAGATGCATGTACGTGGGTTTtgaccttcttctttttttttttttttttaactttatttgaatagAACTTAGAGCTTTGTGATATGAAGTGGTGTTGTTAGCTAAACCGTGTGCTTTCTTACTttattgacataaaaaaaaaaatggattgattGAACCTTTTGGgtgttctttttcctttttttgtggaTGCGTGTTAACTTTTCCAAGGATAagcaaagtttgtttttatttattttattgcttttagCTTTGGGTTGACCAGTGTTATTTAACAGGGTGTCGTGTTTAATGTGTCTTGTTGGAGTGAGTGGTACATTTTGtgtgagaattttttttttaccccccccccccaaccaaaTAACTTCAGTAATCCCAATCATCACATTATAccctcaaaacaacaaatcccATCACGCTAGTGTGTGCTTACAGCATATTCATGTTGTTACTAGCATTTTCTAACATTAACACAACTTAGAGTTTATCTTCTTTCAAATGACTTCTGGCTCACTTTGTCACTTCATTTCAGCTCTCCTGTCTTCTTTACTGTTTCAGTTTCTCTTTGCTCTTCCCCATCATTCAGACTTGTGGACATTTCACAGAACAAATATGTATGTAGatatttcatgaattaaagACAGGGCTATCAGTTATTATCTCCACTCTAACCATAATAATATGTCTTTGTTGTATCAGTACATATGGATATGTGCTCttattgtttgtgtctttgtctgcagTGTGGTACAAACAAATGTCTGGAtgtctccctctcactctctctctcattctctcggAGCAAGCTTTCGTCACATGGGCCTGTGGTGTTAAGGAAAACAAGCGCACCCATTGTGCCACACAAAGCCCCGAATGCTGACGCTGCAGTCGCAtaaaactctgtgtgtgtgtgtgtgtgtgtgtgtgtgtgtgtgtgtgtgtgtgtgtgtgtgtgtgtgtgtgtgtgtgtgtgtgtgtgtgtgtgtgtgtgtgtgtgtgggtgtgggtgtgtgggtctGGTGGCCTCGGTAATGTCTCTATCTGTCATGTAAGCAGAGCAGGGGCCATTTTAACATGGCCAGACTGGCTGATGTTGGGGCCCCATGAACGTGAAAGTCCCTTATGTACATATAATGAATAtattttgaattgtttgctaGCAAAATAAATGGCTGAGTATGACAATTTCATCAACAAGATTAGAGtgctacatttaatttgttgCTGATTGACAATGTATTTTCATAATATACGCTTATATAGATGTTAAAATCTCAGCACTGTCATTTTCAGCTTGGATTCCCATTATATTTCCTCACCCACATTAAGTTCATTAATACCCATCCTTATGAATCTGAGTACATTTTTTACCTAATGCAAAACTTTCTTGTTTGTAAACAAAATTAAGGTACTGCCAAAGCATAGAAGACTTTTTCTACCTTAATACAATAGAACATTTTGAATCTTAAATGTGACATGAACTGAAAAAAGCTGGATTAGAAACCTGCATGAAGATGTCTATAAAATTTAAGAGCACTATTGAAGATTTTCTACATATAGTCTTATTTGGTTGAAAGCGGGGTTAATGGGCCAGA contains:
- the stmnd1 gene encoding stathmin domain-containing protein 1, whose translation is MGCGNSSNTAVLPLTPEEVKRDKDETGSKLDGRGDSAVSKGTTDSGVVMDNREIPDLPGAAPRKLPPLMCVRESENGRITQDGLLQQESTVQRQNSSEILEELLLQGIIPDGPSRERSRGKGESYSIMLVGKEAIKQRPPARLQSLSVKKVQNILSREEIEEKIRLADERRKLKEEELKTRLRSKSARVRGPAHISSTNEDIDLTEVETLQSSLTSDALNPQPLSQIPRQAAEGRERVRDVLGDGRESQEDTGKAKRREDGEEGGGKGEIRGTKGRRETGDGQDEEEEEELTQVEVLKENELLWASGELESDSSFQRAEEVF